One Pararhizobium sp. IMCC3301 DNA segment encodes these proteins:
- a CDS encoding carbohydrate ABC transporter permease, with the protein MTNTKFRLEPLWAFVDRNFKLLAIVPAAILLLALTIYPAFELGYMSTSKISFENAEIVREPAFWDNVEKLSKDWIFGRALMNTLIFVIVSTSFEMLLGFALALAVSELVRGRGLVRTGMLLPILIPPVAIGNIWRLMYNPDFGIINSLITSLGLPALDMLGSTSTALLAVIIVDIWHWTPLVFLILLAGLEALPTDVVEAANIDGASYWQTLKYIIVPLMWPALIVAFVFRSIVAFKVFDQIFLLTSGGPGTSSEVVSLYVYKVFFQQNQLGYGALLALITIALVCVYLGVFALAQRRYLRSS; encoded by the coding sequence GTGACCAACACCAAATTTCGCCTTGAACCCTTGTGGGCCTTTGTTGACAGGAATTTCAAGCTGCTCGCGATTGTTCCTGCTGCGATCCTGCTATTGGCGCTGACCATCTATCCCGCGTTCGAACTTGGCTATATGAGCACGTCGAAGATCAGTTTTGAAAACGCCGAAATCGTTCGCGAACCGGCGTTTTGGGACAATGTCGAAAAACTCTCGAAAGACTGGATTTTCGGCAGGGCACTGATGAATACGCTGATCTTCGTGATTGTCTCAACCAGCTTCGAAATGCTCCTCGGGTTTGCCCTGGCCCTCGCCGTAAGCGAACTGGTCAGAGGCCGTGGCCTGGTCCGCACCGGCATGCTTTTGCCGATCCTGATCCCGCCGGTCGCTATCGGCAATATCTGGCGGCTGATGTACAATCCGGATTTTGGAATTATCAATTCGCTGATCACCAGTCTGGGCCTGCCGGCTCTGGACATGCTGGGCTCGACAAGCACTGCCCTTTTGGCGGTGATCATTGTTGATATATGGCATTGGACACCGCTGGTATTTCTGATCCTGCTTGCAGGCCTTGAAGCGTTGCCAACGGATGTTGTGGAAGCTGCCAATATTGATGGCGCAAGCTACTGGCAGACCCTGAAATACATTATTGTTCCTCTGATGTGGCCGGCATTGATTGTGGCGTTTGTGTTCCGCTCAATCGTCGCATTCAAAGTCTTTGACCAGATATTCCTTTTGACGTCAGGCGGGCCAGGCACATCGTCTGAAGTTGTCAGTCTCTATGTCTACAAAGTGTTCTTCCAGCAAAACCAGCTTGGCTATGGCGCGCTGCTGGCGCTCATCACAATAGCGCTTGTGTGCGTCTATCTCGGTGTCTTTGCGCTTGCCCAACGTCGCTATTTAAGGAGCAGCTGA
- a CDS encoding ABC transporter ATP-binding protein: MANVSLSNIGKNYGNLNVLRGVDLQFTDGEFIVLIGPSGCGKSTLLRMIAGLESITEGTVSINDKVINNLEARERDIAMVFQSYALYPHMSVAKNIGFPLKIRRQDPEQIKKDVARVAEMTGLSDLLDRKPGELSGGQRQRVAMGRAIIRSPQVFLFDEPLSNLDAKLRVQMRLQIRDLHRKVGATSVYVTHDQVEAMTLADRVVLLNGGIVQQVGTPLELYQTPVNKFVAGFIGSPEMNFIEGRIEAGNGGLVFRSDHGSIVDLPDSVTAHLKPAQQLLLGIRPEHLHPGQTGFAAGFKDAELFGSETHIFAQAGEQLLTSIVAGNYRPEAGAALMLEPDPDHLHFFEKATGNRISA; encoded by the coding sequence ATGGCAAATGTCAGTCTTTCGAATATCGGCAAGAACTACGGAAATCTCAACGTCTTGCGCGGTGTCGATCTGCAGTTCACCGATGGCGAATTCATCGTCCTGATCGGTCCATCGGGATGCGGAAAATCCACGCTGCTGCGGATGATTGCCGGACTGGAATCCATCACCGAAGGCACAGTGTCCATCAATGACAAGGTGATCAACAATCTGGAAGCAAGGGAACGCGACATCGCCATGGTGTTCCAGTCTTATGCGCTTTATCCGCATATGAGCGTCGCCAAAAACATCGGATTTCCGCTTAAAATTCGCCGCCAAGATCCCGAGCAGATCAAGAAGGATGTCGCGCGCGTTGCTGAAATGACCGGACTGAGCGATCTTCTCGACAGAAAGCCCGGAGAATTATCCGGCGGGCAGCGTCAACGGGTGGCGATGGGCCGTGCCATCATTCGCAGTCCGCAGGTTTTTCTGTTTGACGAACCGCTGTCCAATCTTGATGCAAAACTCAGAGTGCAAATGCGGCTTCAGATCCGCGATCTGCACCGCAAAGTGGGCGCGACATCGGTGTATGTCACCCACGATCAGGTCGAGGCGATGACACTGGCTGACCGTGTGGTGCTGCTCAATGGCGGGATTGTCCAGCAGGTTGGAACCCCGCTGGAGCTTTATCAGACGCCGGTCAATAAATTCGTCGCAGGGTTTATCGGCTCTCCTGAAATGAATTTCATTGAGGGCCGGATTGAAGCCGGCAATGGTGGTCTGGTTTTCCGCAGCGACCACGGAAGTATCGTTGACCTGCCCGATTCCGTAACCGCGCATCTGAAGCCCGCGCAGCAACTGCTGCTCGGAATCAGGCCGGAACACCTGCATCCGGGACAAACAGGGTTTGCCGCCGGTTTCAAAGATGCCGAACTGTTCGGCTCCGAGACCCATATATTTGCCCAGGCAGGAGAGCAGTTGCTGACAAGCATTGTCGCTGGCAATTATCGTCCCGAAGCCGGTGCTGCGCTCATGCTTGAACCTGATCCCGATCATTTGCACTTTTTTGAAAAAGCCACCGGCAACCGCATCTCTGCATGA
- a CDS encoding carbohydrate ABC transporter permease codes for MVRKPWKTVALWAIVGFALTLIIAPFLWIITISLKYQITILTAQFPFTPVLANYQQVLFGKSSDFIRNMGNSVTVAIASTALVLVVGTLAAYSLAWRTWAVTFKRIFLAWTLIFSIIPPITLVGPWYLIFREWGLYNTLTGLTLTHIVINLPMTIWLMMTAFGNIPRDLEAAAMIDGCRRTQAFRLILLPLCAPGLIASGLLAFIFSWSEFGIALNLTAKDTMTIPVAIASYAGQYEILHGEMAAAAVLSSVPAILLMFLGQKFIVRGLTAGAVK; via the coding sequence ATGGTCAGGAAGCCCTGGAAAACCGTCGCATTATGGGCAATTGTTGGGTTCGCCCTGACGCTCATCATCGCGCCGTTTCTGTGGATCATAACGATTTCGCTGAAATACCAGATTACGATTCTTACGGCGCAGTTTCCCTTTACTCCGGTGCTGGCAAATTACCAGCAGGTGCTGTTTGGCAAAAGCTCCGATTTCATCCGAAATATGGGCAACAGTGTTACGGTCGCGATTGCCAGCACCGCTCTTGTGCTGGTGGTCGGCACGCTGGCGGCCTATTCGCTCGCATGGCGCACTTGGGCCGTCACATTCAAGCGGATTTTCCTGGCATGGACCCTGATATTTAGCATTATTCCTCCCATAACGCTTGTCGGACCGTGGTACCTGATCTTCAGGGAATGGGGATTGTATAATACCCTGACCGGGCTGACCCTCACCCATATCGTGATCAATCTGCCGATGACGATATGGTTGATGATGACCGCATTTGGCAATATCCCGCGCGATCTGGAAGCGGCTGCAATGATCGATGGATGCCGACGCACCCAGGCATTCCGGCTGATCCTGCTTCCGCTGTGTGCGCCCGGTCTCATCGCATCAGGCCTTCTGGCATTCATATTCTCATGGAGTGAATTCGGCATTGCGCTGAATCTGACGGCAAAGGACACCATGACCATCCCGGTCGCGATTGCCTCCTATGCCGGGCAATATGAAATCCTTCACGGTGAGATGGCGGCAGCGGCGGTTTTGTCTTCGGTACCGGCCATCCTTCTCATGTTTCTGGGTCAGAAATTCATTGTGCGCGGCCTGACCGCCGGCGCGGTCAAATAG
- a CDS encoding sulfatase: MRTIFCLFDSLNRTALGCYGGTDIPTPNFDRFASRAITYDNHFVGSLPCMPARRDLHTGRLNFMHRSWGPLEPFDNSYPELLKQSGVYSHLVTDHLHYFEDGGLTYHSRFTSYDFIRGQENDPWKAMVQPPMERFREKMSQKSYNLSGDGRVNDPHRLRLQHVINKQWMPEETDMPGPRCFEAGFEFLDTNRTEDNWLLHLECFDPHEPFDAPERFKQHFSKGWDGKVLNWPNYGKVTESPEEIAEIRANYAALVAMCDAYFGELIDYMDAHEMWEDTALIVTTDHGLLLSEHDWWGKNLQPYYREISHIPLIIHDPRRASAAGNRVSNITQTYDLMPTILDLHDVAVPEEVQGRSALSHLDAGQSDEPEYALFSMFGGPMGISDGTYDFYLYPRDIQAPGLHEYTLMPTHLRSLMEPKELASAELDRSFGFTKGAPVMRIDALTDARRIPCVDGNAFQDVGTKLYHTEKDPLQQHPIHDPDIENRMTAAALRILSSHECPADFYDWFGLNHPEAAKDIRGNN, translated from the coding sequence ATGCGTACCATTTTTTGTCTGTTTGATTCCCTCAACCGCACTGCACTCGGCTGCTATGGCGGAACCGACATACCAACCCCGAATTTCGACCGGTTCGCCAGCCGCGCCATTACCTATGACAATCACTTTGTCGGCAGCCTGCCCTGCATGCCGGCACGGCGGGACCTGCATACCGGCCGGCTGAATTTCATGCACAGAAGCTGGGGCCCGCTGGAGCCTTTTGACAATTCATACCCGGAATTGCTGAAACAATCCGGTGTCTATTCTCATCTGGTCACGGATCATCTGCATTATTTCGAAGATGGCGGGCTGACCTATCATTCCAGATTTACCAGCTATGATTTCATCCGTGGGCAGGAGAACGATCCCTGGAAAGCGATGGTGCAGCCGCCGATGGAGCGGTTTCGCGAAAAAATGTCGCAAAAAAGCTACAATCTGTCCGGTGACGGGCGGGTCAATGATCCCCACCGGCTGCGTCTGCAGCACGTTATCAACAAACAGTGGATGCCCGAAGAAACCGATATGCCCGGCCCGCGCTGCTTTGAAGCCGGATTTGAGTTTCTCGATACAAATCGAACCGAAGATAACTGGCTTCTGCATCTAGAATGCTTTGATCCGCACGAGCCGTTTGACGCGCCCGAACGTTTCAAACAGCATTTTTCAAAAGGCTGGGACGGCAAGGTTCTGAATTGGCCGAATTACGGGAAAGTCACGGAATCGCCAGAGGAAATCGCGGAAATTCGGGCCAATTATGCAGCGCTTGTTGCCATGTGTGATGCCTATTTCGGCGAGTTGATCGACTATATGGACGCCCATGAAATGTGGGAAGACACGGCGCTCATCGTCACCACAGATCATGGATTGCTGCTTTCAGAACATGATTGGTGGGGCAAGAATCTGCAACCTTACTATCGGGAAATCTCGCATATCCCGCTCATCATCCATGATCCAAGACGCGCCTCCGCTGCAGGAAACCGGGTGTCAAACATCACCCAGACCTATGATCTGATGCCGACAATACTTGACCTGCATGATGTTGCCGTTCCGGAGGAAGTTCAGGGAAGATCCGCTCTCAGCCACCTCGACGCCGGCCAGTCCGATGAGCCGGAATATGCGCTGTTTTCGATGTTTGGCGGCCCTATGGGCATCTCTGACGGGACCTATGATTTCTATCTTTACCCCAGAGACATTCAGGCGCCCGGACTTCATGAATATACCCTGATGCCGACGCATCTCAGGTCCCTGATGGAGCCGAAGGAACTGGCAAGCGCGGAGCTGGATCGCAGTTTCGGGTTTACCAAAGGTGCACCGGTAATGCGTATCGACGCGCTGACAGATGCGCGCCGGATTCCCTGTGTTGACGGCAATGCTTTTCAGGATGTCGGGACCAAACTCTACCACACGGAGAAGGACCCTTTGCAGCAACATCCGATCCACGATCCTGACATCGAAAATCGAATGACAGCAGCCGCTCTGCGCATCTTGTCCAGCCATGAATGCCCAGCCGATTTCTACGACTGGTTTGGCTTGAACCACCCCGAAGCCGCAAAGGATATTCGGGGAAACAACTGA
- a CDS encoding extracellular solute-binding protein has translation MTSKRFITRLTGTSLAAITAAMLAGSAFAAEPITILINNSPWYGGFEAVVEKYEADTGNTVNIERTPYPGVLEKARNAVRGGESSYDLVNLDGPWVVEFYAGGFLKPLNEIDANFALPDGTITNDGLIYWNAEKNWPTEDGGTLMAFSPNANSHLWYYRTDLIEKPPVTWDDVFAACKANHNPPDSYGAVQRGERGNPIRFAFMPHMLGYGGSILQDPENGDFTVTFNSPENKKALDNFLNLLNSCSTQNPGSVGQGEMIQTVLTGKAAQAGIVVAAQAQMDDPQKSAVVGKIGFTIFPRPADGEHHPVFGSWQMGVPRNISDARQQAAMEFIKYFLTEQAQTEYARGGGIPVNTNVLRGPLSDEDRFRWMKPYADTAEKASQVLQYAEGAQVEEVIGLRLNQALIGELTATEALNQAADDIFEILNGTGRKTGKLPPL, from the coding sequence ATGACATCGAAACGTTTTATCACCAGACTTACCGGAACGAGCCTGGCTGCAATCACCGCAGCCATGCTGGCAGGTTCCGCATTCGCGGCGGAACCGATAACAATCCTGATCAATAATTCGCCATGGTATGGCGGGTTTGAAGCTGTCGTCGAGAAATATGAGGCTGATACCGGCAATACTGTGAATATCGAGCGCACGCCTTATCCGGGTGTTCTGGAAAAAGCACGCAATGCGGTTCGCGGCGGTGAAAGCTCGTATGATCTGGTAAATCTTGATGGACCCTGGGTCGTCGAATTCTACGCCGGCGGCTTCCTGAAACCATTGAACGAAATCGACGCCAATTTTGCCCTGCCGGATGGCACCATCACCAATGACGGTCTGATCTACTGGAATGCGGAAAAGAACTGGCCCACCGAAGATGGTGGCACGCTGATGGCTTTTTCGCCAAATGCCAACTCCCATCTGTGGTATTATCGCACCGATCTGATCGAGAAACCGCCCGTGACCTGGGACGATGTGTTCGCCGCCTGTAAGGCCAACCACAATCCGCCCGACTCATACGGCGCGGTGCAACGGGGCGAGCGCGGAAATCCGATCCGTTTTGCCTTCATGCCGCATATGCTCGGCTATGGCGGATCGATTTTGCAGGACCCGGAGAACGGCGACTTTACGGTCACCTTCAACAGCCCTGAAAACAAGAAGGCTCTCGACAATTTCCTGAACCTGTTGAATTCATGCAGCACTCAGAACCCGGGCTCGGTTGGTCAGGGCGAAATGATCCAGACAGTGCTCACCGGCAAGGCGGCCCAGGCCGGGATCGTAGTTGCCGCGCAGGCCCAGATGGATGATCCCCAGAAATCTGCCGTCGTCGGGAAGATCGGCTTCACGATCTTTCCAAGGCCGGCGGATGGCGAGCATCACCCGGTGTTCGGCTCGTGGCAAATGGGGGTTCCACGCAACATTTCGGACGCCCGTCAACAGGCTGCCATGGAGTTTATCAAATACTTCCTGACAGAACAGGCGCAGACCGAATATGCCAGGGGCGGCGGAATTCCGGTCAACACCAATGTCCTCAGAGGGCCGCTGTCTGACGAAGACCGTTTTCGCTGGATGAAGCCTTATGCGGACACCGCCGAAAAAGCCTCACAGGTATTGCAATATGCTGAAGGCGCCCAGGTTGAGGAAGTGATCGGTCTGCGGTTGAATCAGGCTCTGATCGGTGAACTGACGGCAACGGAAGCGCTCAATCAGGCGGCGGATGATATTTTTGAAATCCTGAACGGCACCGGCCGCAAGACCGGTAAGCTGCCGCCACTCTAA
- a CDS encoding asparaginase — MIRIDEIRGDRVESTHHCSLAVVDADGHLVAEFGDISRPVYPRSAVKLIQALPVLESGAADAYHFSEEDLALCCASHSGEDRHAARAAAMLEKLGLDETALRCGPDWPFDPAIARSYAADGGVPRPLRHNCSGKHSGFLCLACFLKCDNKQYQLPDHEVQRRVTAALQQVCGFELTAAPAVDGCSIPTHAIPLRALAHGFARLATGNGLGPERAAAAKRLFAACMNHPELVAGVNRFDSRIMAAGNGRILAKMGAQGVYCGALPDKGLGFAVKCHDGAVVPAEIAFGAAIAAFHGTVMQHQDRQPVLSAVGRMVGQIAPDRDYFN; from the coding sequence ATGATCCGGATTGACGAGATACGCGGTGACCGGGTTGAAAGCACGCATCATTGCTCGCTTGCCGTGGTCGATGCCGACGGCCATCTGGTCGCCGAATTCGGCGATATATCCCGCCCGGTCTATCCAAGATCGGCTGTGAAGCTGATTCAGGCCTTGCCTGTGCTGGAAAGCGGAGCCGCCGACGCATATCATTTCTCTGAAGAGGATCTGGCCTTGTGCTGCGCCTCGCATTCCGGCGAAGACCGCCATGCCGCACGCGCTGCCGCCATGCTTGAAAAACTCGGATTGGATGAAACCGCGTTGCGCTGCGGCCCGGACTGGCCATTTGATCCGGCAATTGCAAGATCCTACGCGGCAGATGGAGGCGTTCCACGTCCCTTGCGGCACAATTGTTCCGGCAAGCATTCCGGGTTTCTGTGCCTCGCCTGTTTCCTGAAATGTGACAATAAGCAGTATCAGTTGCCGGACCACGAGGTGCAGCGCCGTGTCACCGCAGCGCTGCAGCAGGTCTGCGGATTTGAGTTGACGGCTGCACCGGCGGTCGATGGCTGCTCGATACCGACACATGCCATTCCCCTTCGGGCGCTGGCGCACGGCTTTGCGCGCCTGGCAACAGGAAACGGGCTTGGTCCGGAGCGGGCTGCTGCAGCAAAACGCCTGTTTGCCGCCTGCATGAACCACCCGGAACTGGTTGCCGGAGTGAACCGCTTCGACAGCCGCATCATGGCCGCAGGAAACGGTCGGATACTGGCCAAGATGGGAGCGCAGGGGGTTTATTGTGGTGCCTTGCCCGACAAGGGGCTGGGTTTTGCGGTGAAATGTCATGATGGCGCAGTCGTGCCGGCGGAAATCGCATTCGGAGCTGCCATTGCCGCGTTCCATGGCACGGTGATGCAGCATCAGGACAGGCAGCCTGTCCTCAGCGCTGTCGGCAGAATGGTCGGACAGATTGCTCCGGACCGTGATTATTTCAATTAG
- a CDS encoding DUF3750 domain-containing protein — translation MLKFLGNSTKYLSLFFAFLFLLPLSVHGAVFWSKGWETSWRNADWSSAAILPNANESPEATISVYAARTGRWKGIFAVHSWIVVKDRDARSWERYEVVGWGAPIRKNAYAADARWYGNEPMLVGTISGDEAEALIPKVRAAVARYPYGARGDYSIWPGPNSNTFVATILRETPELNLSLPPTAVGKDYLADGSWFTASENGLKFSVKGLFGFSIGGPEGLEVNILGLVAGIDWQHPALKLPGFGRLGV, via the coding sequence ATGTTGAAATTTCTCGGCAACTCAACGAAATATCTGTCGCTGTTTTTCGCATTTCTGTTTTTGCTGCCGCTCAGCGTACATGGTGCCGTATTCTGGTCCAAGGGCTGGGAGACAAGCTGGCGCAATGCCGACTGGTCGAGTGCTGCCATTCTGCCCAATGCCAATGAGAGTCCGGAGGCGACGATCTCGGTCTATGCTGCCCGGACCGGCCGCTGGAAAGGCATTTTTGCGGTTCACAGCTGGATTGTCGTCAAGGATCGCGATGCACGTTCCTGGGAGCGCTATGAAGTTGTCGGCTGGGGTGCGCCTATCCGGAAAAATGCCTATGCCGCCGATGCCCGCTGGTATGGTAATGAGCCCATGCTGGTGGGAACCATCAGCGGCGATGAGGCAGAGGCGCTGATCCCGAAAGTGCGCGCGGCAGTGGCGCGCTATCCTTATGGTGCGCGCGGCGATTACAGCATCTGGCCGGGGCCGAATTCAAACACCTTTGTTGCCACTATCTTGCGCGAAACACCGGAGCTTAATCTCAGCCTGCCGCCGACGGCTGTCGGCAAGGATTATCTTGCAGATGGCAGCTGGTTTACCGCCAGCGAAAACGGATTGAAGTTTTCGGTCAAGGGATTGTTCGGCTTTTCAATTGGCGGACCTGAAGGACTTGAAGTGAATATCCTCGGCCTCGTGGCAGGCATCGACTGGCAACACCCGGCCCTCAAACTACCGGGGTTCGGCCGGCTTGGTGTGTGA
- a CDS encoding LysR family transcriptional regulator — translation MANISDRYLILVKRFVTVAEVGSIQRAAVELGLSQPSLTQSIKRIEEIFECKLFERTKRGVILTLTGEKLFHRSKSILKYSNLAQEEISDIVDGRTGSLKLSGGTAWGTCFLPSIIRDLQQKYPELKVELDITLTHLGRERLYRGELDLFVGAIFGKLNSPEGFTHQLLCKQHYALGCGPGSPLANAKSVSFRDLAKLPVVIYHDDELLMSNVINRIESDHQVRLNVAVQTKSLLAALQIVREGPYIFFMAETFLQQYSSLGIQTVKLQEPLYEFDTAMFYRESLRQTEPFKHLLAALRQFQQ, via the coding sequence ATGGCAAATATATCGGATCGTTATCTGATTCTGGTGAAACGTTTCGTGACGGTTGCTGAAGTCGGGTCGATCCAGAGGGCGGCAGTTGAACTGGGCCTGTCGCAACCCTCTTTGACGCAATCCATCAAACGGATTGAAGAAATTTTCGAATGCAAATTGTTTGAGCGCACCAAGCGCGGCGTGATTCTCACTTTGACCGGCGAAAAGCTTTTTCACCGGTCGAAATCAATTCTGAAGTACAGCAACCTGGCGCAGGAGGAAATTTCCGACATTGTCGACGGCAGAACCGGGTCACTGAAATTATCGGGAGGTACGGCCTGGGGAACCTGTTTCCTGCCCTCAATCATTCGCGATCTGCAGCAAAAATATCCCGAACTGAAAGTGGAACTGGACATCACACTGACGCATCTGGGCCGTGAAAGGCTTTACCGGGGCGAGCTGGACCTGTTTGTCGGTGCCATTTTCGGAAAACTCAATTCGCCCGAAGGTTTCACCCATCAACTGCTCTGCAAACAGCATTATGCGCTGGGATGCGGACCAGGTTCACCGCTGGCGAATGCCAAATCGGTTTCGTTCAGGGACCTCGCGAAATTGCCGGTTGTGATTTATCATGATGACGAGCTTTTAATGTCGAATGTCATCAACCGGATTGAGAGCGATCATCAGGTCCGTCTGAATGTCGCGGTCCAGACCAAGTCCCTTCTGGCTGCCCTCCAGATCGTCCGCGAAGGACCCTACATCTTTTTTATGGCAGAGACGTTTTTGCAACAATATTCGTCACTGGGCATTCAAACCGTAAAACTGCAGGAACCTCTCTATGAATTTGATACGGCGATGTTTTACAGAGAAAGTCTGCGTCAGACCGAGCCGTTCAAGCATCTGCTGGCGGCCTTGCGCCAGTTCCAGCAGTAA
- a CDS encoding RES family NAD+ phosphorylase, whose protein sequence is MTRTRKRRDSAVIDAIEGVEPLAFHGTVWRVTRAGRNPTQCSRSGGRWDDGTFDVLYTSAARRGAISELKFHIMRGQPVFPSLVSYRLFEIEIAMDRALKLLDLEALAKVGLDTSRYGQLSYHDRQVEYPRSQDIGEVAHFLEYDGLVVPSARHDCLNVIVFCDRVSPHSVSVKTDHGAVNWDE, encoded by the coding sequence ATGACCAGGACCCGCAAACGTCGCGATAGCGCTGTCATTGATGCGATTGAAGGTGTCGAACCGCTTGCCTTTCACGGGACAGTTTGGCGGGTCACTCGGGCGGGCCGAAATCCCACACAATGTTCGCGTTCCGGAGGCCGCTGGGACGATGGCACTTTCGATGTTCTCTATACGTCTGCCGCGCGCCGCGGCGCTATTAGTGAACTAAAATTTCACATTATGCGCGGCCAACCGGTGTTCCCCTCGCTTGTGTCATACAGGCTTTTCGAAATAGAGATCGCCATGGACCGGGCATTAAAACTGCTTGATCTCGAAGCGCTTGCCAAAGTCGGATTGGACACCAGCCGCTACGGCCAATTATCCTATCACGACCGGCAAGTTGAATATCCTCGATCTCAGGACATTGGTGAGGTCGCGCATTTTCTGGAGTATGATGGACTTGTCGTGCCAAGTGCCCGTCACGACTGCCTCAATGTCATCGTGTTCTGCGACCGTGTTTCGCCACACTCGGTCTCCGTGAAAACAGACCACGGTGCGGTCAATTGGGACGAGTGA
- a CDS encoding antitoxin Xre/MbcA/ParS toxin-binding domain-containing protein, whose amino-acid sequence MNTSLKTVPRFLDELNTDGGLKGTDIANITEVSKATVSRWKAGDIKPQPRNELILSDLHYVVGRLRDYYTSEDIRTWLYARHPQLDGERAIDLIHDDRAIDVLKVIDRLENEVFL is encoded by the coding sequence ATGAATACGTCCCTCAAAACGGTTCCAAGATTTCTTGATGAGCTAAACACCGATGGCGGACTTAAGGGAACGGATATCGCCAATATAACTGAAGTGTCAAAAGCAACGGTATCGCGCTGGAAGGCCGGAGATATCAAACCGCAACCGCGCAACGAACTCATCCTGTCTGATCTGCATTATGTCGTCGGCCGTTTGCGGGACTATTATACCTCGGAAGATATTCGCACCTGGCTCTATGCCAGGCATCCTCAGCTTGACGGCGAAAGAGCAATTGATCTCATCCATGATGATCGCGCGATCGACGTTCTGAAAGTCATTGATCGCCTCGAGAATGAAGTTTTTCTGTAG
- a CDS encoding aminotransferase, producing MPTTNTIYSAIPTTIFEVMSRLAQAHDAVNLGQGFPDVDGPLELREFAAEALIRGPNQYPPMLGLPALRQAVAKSYARFQGLEIDWQSETIITSGATEALSDCINGLIEPGDEVVLLEPLYDCYAPLVERAGGIIRLVRLEPPDWELPLQALSRAFSGNTKLLLLNNPMNPAGKMFSRAELDAIVSLCQTHDAFIIADEVYEHLTFDDRRHISILAVPQARERSVAIASAGKTFSMTGWKVGSITGAAHLIEPIAKAHQFTTFTTPPHLQLAVAKGLDLPDSYFAGIKADLAAKRDRMAAGLSELKFKVGACQAAYFLNADFSALNIAENDVDACQAMVRDAGVAAVPVSAFYRGSNPPLSFVRFCFCKQDAVLDEALERLAGWLNGAA from the coding sequence ATGCCGACAACAAATACAATCTATAGCGCAATTCCAACCACAATCTTCGAGGTCATGAGCCGTCTTGCCCAAGCCCATGATGCGGTCAATCTGGGGCAGGGCTTTCCCGATGTCGATGGGCCTCTGGAATTGCGCGAATTCGCCGCCGAAGCGCTGATACGCGGCCCAAACCAGTATCCGCCCATGCTTGGCCTGCCGGCGCTGCGCCAGGCAGTCGCTAAATCCTATGCCCGCTTTCAGGGACTGGAAATTGACTGGCAGAGTGAAACCATCATCACCTCCGGTGCGACCGAGGCCCTGTCGGATTGTATCAACGGTCTGATTGAACCGGGCGATGAAGTGGTGCTGCTGGAACCGCTATATGATTGCTATGCGCCTTTGGTGGAGCGCGCCGGCGGGATTATCAGGCTGGTGCGGCTGGAGCCGCCGGATTGGGAATTGCCGTTGCAGGCTTTGAGCCGGGCGTTTTCCGGCAACACCAAGCTGCTGCTTCTCAACAATCCGATGAATCCCGCAGGCAAAATGTTTTCACGCGCTGAACTGGACGCGATTGTCTCGCTCTGCCAAACACATGATGCCTTTATTATTGCCGACGAAGTCTATGAACATCTGACATTCGATGACCGGCGCCATATATCCATTCTCGCCGTGCCACAGGCGCGGGAGCGGTCTGTTGCCATCGCTTCGGCGGGCAAAACCTTTTCCATGACCGGATGGAAGGTCGGCTCGATTACCGGCGCTGCCCATCTGATCGAGCCAATCGCCAAGGCGCATCAATTCACCACTTTTACAACGCCGCCGCATCTGCAACTCGCAGTGGCGAAGGGGCTGGACCTGCCCGACAGCTATTTTGCCGGCATCAAGGCGGATCTGGCGGCAAAACGCGACCGAATGGCGGCGGGTTTGAGCGAACTCAAATTCAAAGTCGGCGCATGCCAGGCGGCGTATTTTCTCAACGCCGATTTTTCAGCGCTGAATATCGCTGAAAATGATGTCGATGCCTGCCAGGCTATGGTTCGCGATGCAGGGGTGGCGGCTGTGCCGGTGTCGGCGTTTTACCGCGGTTCCAATCCGCCGCTCAGCTTTGTCCGCTTCTGCTTTTGCAAACAGGATGCGGTACTGGATGAAGCCCTGGAACGTCTGGCCGGATGGCTGAACGGCGCGGCATGA